In Melospiza melodia melodia isolate bMelMel2 chromosome 11, bMelMel2.pri, whole genome shotgun sequence, the following proteins share a genomic window:
- the LMO4 gene encoding LIM domain transcription factor LMO4, protein MVNPGGSAQPPPVTAGSLSWKRCAGCGGKIADRFLLYAMDSYWHSRCLKCSCCQAQLGDIGTSCYTKSGMILCRNDYIRLFGNSGACSACGQSIPASELVMRAQGNVYHLKCFTCSTCRNRLVPGDRFHYINGSLFCEHDRPTALINGHLNSLQSNPLLPDQKVC, encoded by the exons ATGGTGAACCCCGGCGGCAGCGCGCAGCCGCCCCCGGTCACGGCGGGCTCCCTCTCCTGGAAGAGGTGCGCCGGCTGCGGGGGGAAGATCGCCGACCGCTTCCTGCTCTACGCCATGGACAGCTACTGGCACAGCCGCTGCCTCaagtgctcctgctgccaggcccAGCTGGGGGACATCGGCACCTCCTGCTACACCAAGAGCGGCATGATTCTCTGCAGAAACGACTACATCAG GTTATTTGGAAATAGTGGTGCTTGCAGTGCCTGTGGACAGTCCATTCCTGCTAGTGAGCTGGTCATGAGGGCACAGGGCAATGTCTATCATCTTAAg TGTTTTACATGCTCTACCTGCCGGAATCGCCTGGTCCCCGGAGATCGGTTTCACTACATCAATGGCAGTTTATTTTGTGAACATGATAGACCTACAGCTCTCATCAATGGCCATTTGAATTCACTTCAGAGTAATCCACTACTGCCAGACCAGAAG GTCTGCTAA